From Chrysemys picta bellii isolate R12L10 chromosome 1, ASM1138683v2, whole genome shotgun sequence:
TTCCCATCGGTGTAGATAcgccacctctccaagaggctgtagctatgtcgacaggagaagccctcccattggcatagtgctgtctacaccagggttaggttggtttaacaaCATGGCTCGGGGGTGTGGATATATTacacccttgagcaacatagttataccaacataaaatggtagtgtagaccaagtctaAGAGGGAACATAAGGGTatacaaataatgaatggtatCAAGAAGATAAGTTGGGCACTCCTACTTCCCCTCTCTAATACTTCCAGAACAAGGGACTATTCCATGGAACCTAATGGCAGgatttaaaattgataaaaggaaatacaatGCCCAGATAGCCTGAGGAACTCATTGTCACAATATATCATTGAAACAAAGATCCAAGCAGGATTCAGAGAGAGACTGGATTTTTATATGAATAACAAGAACATCCAGAGTTACaatagaaaagatttttttttttaaatgagagtgGGACCAAATGCTTAGCTCATGTAAATCAgccaaaatccattgaagtcaatggaactatactgatttatgccagcagaggatctggcctcaaGAATTATGGAAGCCTCCATATTTCAGAGCATAAACCAGCCTCTTAACTGATGGGGactaggaagaaactttccttcTGAGGAGGTAATTCGTTGACTGCCTGATGcaaggtttcttgcatcttccacTGATGCACCTTATGCTGGCTTCTGTCAGGTacgggatactggactagatgaaccatctgtctgatccagtctggcaattcctaaatTCTTATGGAATTTTGGTCCCATATTACACAGGAATAAAGGGCTCATTCACTCTTTCCAGGTGCATTTGTTGGCTCTGCACCAGTCTGATCGATCTTGAGATCACTCAGACCAGAGCAGGAAAGACCATGAAGGGACCTCACCCCCATTCCATGGTGGGACCCACTGAGGTGCCCAGTGGGAGGATAGCTCATACAGTCAGCATTCTGGTCCTCCATTTTAGGCCCCCTAAAGGGTGCCCCCTTCTCATGATGTGACCCAAAGACTTCTTGATACTAACTGGCAGAGGGCATTGAGGTACATAGGGGCACAGCGATCCCCTGGGTTCACCaaaagaatgtcatgtaaggtctctaatgaaagcctgtgtcacacaggtcatcataatcattctgagatgtatatCTATGTGAGGAGTTTCGTATATATGCTGAAAATTGTGTTCTCTAGGCCTTCTAATTAAAGGCAGGTTCTCTCAAAGGTAGCTTGCCTTGAGGCAAATTTCTCCAGTCAGGAGGTGAGAGAGACACTTCTCTCCTTAGCTAACCATTGTGTATCTCACAATGGAAATCTGTTAGTATACTGAGTCTAATGCTAATAAAGAGTTTTTGGAGATTTCagaaggaaattaacaggaagaggtaaaTTGCAGGAGGAAGGGAAGAACCCTGTTTCAGAGGAAGATCAAAGATCTGGGGTCATATCTGGGGGTGCAGAGAGATGCTCTGGCATCCTTGAAGCTGGGAAGACAAGCTGGCAGCAGGCTTGATCTTATGACAAGGGGAATCTCAGCCACCCTGGTTGAAAACGCTGGGAAAAGGACTTGGGGTAAGCTATCCTGTAGGAGACCGGAATGCTGTGTGTGTTAAGTTTAGGCTGTAgcaagcatgttatgattttgttttatatgtatccATTTGTTTCTAATAGTCTTACTGACTATCATTTGAATCTCAGTTCTTtaataataaacttatttttgttttcactgtaaatatatctaagtgctgtgtgttaaatgGAGCAGTGATCCTGGGTTGAATCTAGTAAGCTGGTGTGTGCTATTCCTTTGGGAGCAGAGAATCTGAGAGTTGTGTGAGTGATCAGGAGCTTGGCACTCCAGAGAGATGTTTGGGAGCTAaggggttggtgtgtgcctataGCTAACCTGTACAGAGAGAGCAAGGCCTGCAAgacagtgcttgtgttgccagaggctggtggaatTAGTGTGTATgtgaaaatacaattttaaaactcCAAGAGTAAAGCATCACAAATGGAATTTGTTTCATTAAAATATTACTAATGTCTTAACTGTAATACTTATAAAATGCTACTAAATTAGTTGTAGTATTGTGTGAAGATGAAATCTTAATATAGGAGAGGTGTCTGTGGTATTTGATTATTACATTTTTGCTGGGAGGTGAATACCACCTGTTGTTGGGGTGGGTTGTAAATGTGCGCATTAAAGAAGAATGGATTAGGAAAATTTAAATTACAGAGGCAATATCCTACTAGAATGTATGTGGAGGTGAAATGAGTGAACAGCTAACAACTACAAACAAATATCCGTTATAATACAAAACCACCATTAATGTGCTCTGGAGTGTGCTACAGCCTCTGGACAAGAAGATGGACTAAAATCCACCCAAAATCAAGTGAAAGTCTGAACTATAGATAGTTGTTCCAAATCCCTTGCTCTTACTATGTAGAATTTAATTCTTCACACGTGCAGCACTGTGATTTCAGGcatatattgtttaaaaaaaagaatattagCACCCAGGAGGGTTTTCTCTCCTCTTGTCCATATTAAAATGATTTGTTTTGCTATGAAAATAAGCTACACACTCTCTTAAACTTCTCAACAGGCTGAAACATGCAACTCCTCTTTACCAGCTGAACTACCTGGTAATTTATTTGATGCAACTCAAGCTGAAATGATGGAGGACAGTGCACCTATATGGAATGAACAGCTAGAAAAAGAGTTCTTCCGTGGTAAGTGTGTGCACTCATGCTGTTTTTACACTGTAGTACCAACAACACACGTGTAACTGGATATGGGAGACATAGGTACTGGAACTACAGGTGTTGggagtgctgctgcaccccctgacttgaagtggtttccattatatacagggtttacagtttggctaAAGGGCTCTCATCACTCCCACTataaacattgttccagcacccctgatggGAGATCCTTTCTATAAATGAATAGTCTCTCTATATGAGTTGCTCATTGCTTCCAAATACGGCAGCTACTTCTCTCTCACTTTGTCTGTCTCATGTTTACAGTAATTCGAAGACACCTGTCCTTCTGCACATataactcccattgaggtcaatgtgTAGCTGAGGCTAGCTTTATGATTTGTAGCGCCCCAAGCCACAGGAAATGAGAGGAGCCATGAGTTACCTCCCTATCTGGGCCCATTACCAGAGGGAGTGAATGGGGCTAGCAGCCAAGTCACTTCTTCCTTTCTGGTCTCACTGCTGGTGAGTGAGGTAAGGACAGACAAAACTCAGACTGGCCCACAAGGGTGCAAGGAAATTTATTCTTCCATGAACTTTTCTGACACCCTCCAAAAACGTCCTCCTTGGTACACCACTACCCAGGACCCGTATGTGGAACAGCTACACcagtttttcactttgaaaacatTACAATATGGGGAGAGGGTATGATTAGGAGGCAGTGAGGTGGGGAGGCATGCTAGAGGGAGCAGGCAGCAGGGGGTGGCGGTGTCTCTCCGGAACCCTCAGGCCCATCATTTATTTTAGGCAGCAGCCATCACTGCTCAGGCAGTGCCCAGAAGCCCCTTTCCTCTCATTTCTCTGGAGGCCCTTGCCTCCTCTGTTTGACACAGGGCCAGAGAGAGcactgcagaatttggccatgaTGTGAGGTCCTCAAAATAGTAAGGTCCCAAACAGCCACTTGCTTTGGTTGTGCCATAACTGGCTCCCTTATGGTCCCCCACTCTCTGCTGTCCTCAGCAGAAACTCAGCAAAGCAGAGAATCTGAGGTttgcactgagctgtccatgacACTCAGATCTTTTTTTATTTCAGCCTTAAAAAAGATGGGTGATGGACCACTTGTGTTTACTAGTGCTCAGTTCttaaattcatctctggtgtaactgCTAGATGTATTTAGTTCATGTGGATGCAAACTGAACACATTAAACTGTCATTGCATAAATCATCCCTCTGATTGAAAGTACTCCCAGTAAATTCTTTTTATCAGACATGGCTATCTAAAATCCATCCCAGTTAAACAAGAAATTCAATGTTTAATCCAGGTTAATAGGTTAGTGCATAACTGCAACTTTGTTGACAGAGTGAATCAAAAGTTCTTATTAAATGTTATTACGGTTTATCATCACCTAGGTTATCAACCCATCTGACCTCCACAGATTCATAGAATGCCATTGCCAAGCCCTGCATGTTATAGTCCTTTTATAGAAATCATTGAAAATGAGCAATAAGCGATAAATTACTTAGCGTTGTCAATTAATCGCCGTTAATGCATATGATTAATTAATTAGATTTTAAAGAATagtcacgattaatcacagttttaatcgaaatgttaagcaataatagaataccgatttaaaatttattataaatatttttggatgtttttctacattttcaaatagattgattTCAGTTActgtacaacacagaatacaaagtgtacagtgctcactttaaattattttttattacaaatatttgcactgtaaaaataaacaaaacaaatagtatttttcaattcacctcatacaagtactgtagtgcaatcgctttatgtgaaagcacaacttacaaatgtagaagtatttatttatttattacaaaaacacatttgtttacattcacgggagataatgctgctcacttcttatttacgtcacctgtaagtgagaacaggtgttctgcatggcacttttgtagccagcattgcagaTATGCTGAactttgtatgccccttcatgcttcgaccaccattccagaggacatgtttccatgctgatttgGGTTCTgtttgataacgatccaaagcagtgcggaccgacatgccttcattttcatcatctgagtcagatgccaccaacttgtttgtcttaatactAGCTGAACAAGaagggactgagtggacttgtaggctctacagttttatatggttttggttttgagtgcagttatgtaaccaataaaataattctacatttgtatgttgcactttcacgataaagagatggCACTGACTAcaatatttgtatgaggtgaatggaaaaatactatttcatttatttatttttatagtgcaaatattttgtaatcaaaataataatataaagtgagcactccacactttgtattctgtgttgtaactgaaacaatatatttgaaaaatgtagaaaatatttaaaaaaaaaattataatacatttcaattggtattctgttattgtttaacattgtgattaaaactgcaattaatcgtgattacttTATTAATGTTGTGATTAATAGCAATTATAATTTTTAGTTGTTTCACAGCCCAAATACTGAAAATGTTTAGCTGTTTTATTGACAACACATTCCAAGCTAAACAAGCTTAGGACATGCAGGGCTACTCCATGTGCTCCTTTGAATGTTAATATCTAGAATGTCCTTCCAGCTCACAGCTACATCATAGCGTTGTCTATGCTCTGGAAACATACAGAAAGATCTGAGCATGCTCATCAGCACCAGGCCCAGATTAAAGGGTTTTGGGCCTCTCACACCTTCTGTAAACTAGACAGCGAAGTGCCTCCACACCATTAAATACCCCACCTACAGATCCCAACGTGCTCCTTCCGCCACCACTCCACACATACTGCTCCCTATGCACAGACCCCTgaatgcccctcccaccccacatatATCCCAACAACCCTTCACCAGCCCCAACTtatcctgacagccccccacacATCCCAGTAGCTCTGACCTATTTCCTGCTCACCACAGCCCCCAAAACCTCAGCCCAGCAGCCACAactcccagcagccccctccaacatctcccccccccattccccttaCAGCCTCCACaactcatccccccccccccccaacagccgcCACGActcaccccactcccaccccattcCTTGCaatctggagcatggggttgcagcaccactcagttTTGGGGGGTCACCAGGGGCCCTCTTGAGATGGGAGTCCTGTGCAAGTGCACTGAGTGCAATTGGTTAATCCGGGTCTGATGAGTACAATTCTTTTCTACTTGCTTTGCAAGCTAGAATTGTGAAAGGTTCTTCCTACACTTAGCTGACGAGTGTAAATTAAGAATGCAAACgaaggtgtttttttgtttgtttttgtttgtttcaaatagCAAAAACAACTAACactggctaggttgaggagcccTTTGAGGACCAGTCTCAAATCAGTACAGACTTTTTCCCCCCAGTCAATGATAGATTATCGTTGAAAGGCACTGTGGAAGAAGTGCAGTATATTTGGGGAGCAGGATTTGAATATGGAGAAGGTGGCTCCTTTCAAAACCTGATCTGGTCACTGATATACAGTAGTACTTTACACTTTTCAGCATAATTAGTTTGAGAACATTAATAAAATAGCTGTCTTTTTCTGTGTAGTTCTAGGTGATCTGGATGACCAGCTGGCACAGGAACAAGCCCAAGATTCAGTGAACAGAAAGCATCTAGATGACAGTGGACCAAGAGCACAATATCTGTTTCCCAGTACAAGCAGACAGACTGCTATTAGGGGACGACACAGAAATAACTGCAGTGAAACACCCAGCACATTTTTCTCTGATGCAACAAGAACAATAAGAGCCAAAGAGGACCATAAAATTTTCTACAGACCAAGGAAATTTTATGATACATATATGAACAGATGCCATTCAGCATCTAAAGAAGAATACATGCACAAGGATTCATTAGACAGTAGTTACCCTGTTCTGAGCAGAAGGCTGTCTTCTGTATCTTTTGGAGAGTCCTCAGAAGATAGCTTGCATCCTCCTTCCATAAGACAGAACAGTGGATTTGGACACAAGAGTTATATGGGGAAGGGTACAGTTGGGAGAAGTTACTCTGTGTGTTCTCTTCAGAGATATCCATCTTCAGCATCCTCTGAGCCATTTTCAACAACTAGTTTACAAAATCTATTGGCAACGGAGAACAACAGTGGATTTGTAAGAAGGAACAATCGGCAAACCCCAAAGCGAATTCCCCTCTCTTCTATTGTATGGAATAAACCATATACTTCTGGACATGCATCAAATCAAGACAATCTTTTTAGGACCCAATCATTAATGGAATGGAATGCCACAAAACAGGATACATATCCTTGCCCTCTGCACAAAAACAGAGAATATGAATTTTACCGGTCAAAACACCATTACAGAAGAGCTGTGTCAAGTACTAATTGGTTTAGTAGTATCAGTTGCACAGACAAAGCTGCTACTTCACTATCCTTTGATAATTGGGAGAATTATCCGTTATGCGGGTTGGAAAACAACCTCTCTAGGTCCCACTATAGAGATACAGCTTGTCATGGTAGGTTCCAAATACACCAAAAGAGTTCTCCTTTTGGAAGAAAAGAGGAGCACCCTTCCTGGTCTGATATTTATCAGTACTACAATGATGAAGTGTTTCTTTCCCCTGATGCTCACTATGAAATGATTACATCTAATTTAAATGACCAGCAAAGTGCACATTCAAAGAATGCTAAACTTGCTTCACAGTGCCATCAGAGTGACTTTCAAACATGTGTGTCAGAGAACAGAAGCAGTATGGACGTATCAAGTGGTGCAAGTAGTAAACTGCTTTCAAAGAATTCAAAAGACCCTCAGAGCTATCTCACTTATAAATCTGCAGTTACTTCAACCAACATCAAAGCAGATGTGTCTGAGTCTGTCTTACTGGGTTCAAGGTTCAAAAAGAAATTGGTAGCAGAGAACAGCAGTTCTGTCACTAAGGTTTCCCAAAGCCAGCCACAGCCTTTGGTTACCCAAATGAATATTAAGAAAGACTTTAAAAAAGCTGCTTCAGACAAGGTCAGAGACTTGGAACTATCAGGCAAGGCAGACCAGAAAAGTATTAAAGACATAATATTACAGCCAGTTTCTCAGAAAGTGGATACAAAAAATACCATTAATCCCCAGATTTCTCCTTCTAATAACACTGCTGCCTTGCAAAACAGCACATCTCTTCTTAATTCACCTCTCTCACTGAGTTCAAGGAGGCAAACCCAGCTCACCGCCACAAGAGAGATTACAAAAAATAACATATCAAAGAGTTGTAAAAGAAACCtacaaagaaaggaaaatgatCTTCCTGCTCACAGTGAACTTAATCAGGCCCCTTCTCTTCTGTCAGCTGATGAGAGCAGAAGGGGATCATTTCTTTCAAATCTGAAGCAATGGGAACATCATCTGCTTAATTCAGCAAAAAGAAAAGGCATTAAATTAGGAAGCCGGAGAGCAGAAACTACTGATCATATCACTCCTAAGGGAGAGTCTTTCCAGGTAGATATTCTACAAAGTAATGCATCAGTTCATTCTGCTCCAATTACTGAAACGTTGGCAAACCATCAAAGCATACTGCCCAGTCCGCCAGAACTTTTGTCTCGTAGTTCACAAGGCTCTCTACAAGCCTTTTCTCATAAGAGCTATCTGAAATCTTTAGAAACTCCAACTAATTCTTCAGTGAATTGCAGAGTTACTGAAGCTCCAGCAGAAGGTGGGGAAGTAGTTGAGTTGGTAGGTGTTGTTGCAAAAGATATTCCCCAGGAAAAACCCAAAGATCAAAACATTTTAGCCAGTAAGGACCATAATAGTCAATTAACTACTGGTGGTTCACAAAACAGGAATTGTGAGAATATTTATGCACGTAGTTTTGACAGAGGCCCAGAGATTGCTGAACGTAGTTTAAActatttttgtttggaaagagaaaatggaaaaacaagacaaaatgcATCATGTATTGAAAGGCTCTATAGGCAAGGAAGCTTACTGAGACACACGAATAGTAGCAGCATTTCTGGCTCTCCTGGTAAAAGCAACCCTGAGTCGCCGGAGCCTCGTGTCATTTATTACACTTTACCTAGAAAATCAGCTAGCATTGCTGGCAGTGTAATGTCAGATATGTCCATCTCTTTCCCTAAAAGCAAAACAGCCACATGGGATCATGTAGAGAAGCAGAACTCAGCCAGAACTGCTGCCTTTTCTTTTAATCAAGGAGATAAAATATCTTCTTTAGGATCAGCACATTCCTCAATAAGACCAATACCTTTAGATGGTGTTACAGATATCAAAGAAAATGTCCTGCAAATTAAGGATCGCCCTTTGCCTCTAAACAGGAGCCCTAGCCACTCCTTAAGTGGTAGTACAGTTGTCtctgaatcagagagagagaaacttgtaAACAAAAAAGAATCCCCAGTATTTTCAGACTGTTTGGAAAAGGAAATGGGGGATTCTTTGCAGAAATATAAAACTATTAGCACATTTACAGTTTCTGGTGATGAGGATCATGTCGAATATCACGAGTTGGTTTCAATTTATTACACCTTACCACGGAGTCATTCAAGAACATTGTGTAACCTCTTTCTAGATGATCCAGAGATCACAGCTTTACCTCTTTACACAGAAAAATCTAAATCACCCAAAATGCGAAACAAGAACTCTGAAGTTCACATCGGTTTAGCAAATGTAGCTTTTCCTAGCACCTTAGAAAAAGAGAGACACCCACATTCTCCTGATCAAACTCCTGCAGCTTCAATGACACCCCAGAATGCAAAGACAGGAGCTGTTGACACTGATCAGGAAAGCTCACATTTTTCTCCCAGCACTGAGAAAGTATGTACTTCACAGTCAACAAGCATTGTACATAATAAGAAAGATATTTCACCAGGGCTTGCATTAAAAGAAAGCACACTTGTACTTCCTGACATGGTGACCTCAGACACTTCTATTCATGATCCAGAATCCACTGCAGAAGCGGATACTTCCGTTAAGGCAATTTCTACTGCTTCACACAACCAAAATATTGATATATGCTTTTCTTCAGGTAAAGAAAGTAAAGAGAAGGAGAACATTTTGCATACTGACACACCATTAACCTCCACTTTGTCAACCGCCCCAAAACACAGAGACCCTCCAGAGaatgtttttaattttacttCTGCAATTAATACTAATAGTGTGCAAAACAGAGACTCCAAAAATTGCCAGCAATTTATTAAAGTAAGAGGGAGCAACAATCAGAATATTTTACCACCCCAGTTAGATAAAAATAGTTCCCATGAAGGAAAAAGTCAGAGAGAGTCTGCAGTCAATAATACACCAATAACCTCTGCTGAAAGTCAATCTAGGCATGATGCAGGAGCCAAAGAGAGATCAGATTTTCAACACCAAAGCATTTCCCTATATAACAATAAATGTACTGGATTTCTATTAGGAGCTGAAAGTTCCAGAAATAGCACAGATGAAGAATTAATTTCTGATAGAAAAATGCTTCCAAATTCACAGAACAAACCATTTCAGCTAGGCACAGTTTCTGCAGCTAAACCTATACTTCAACCAGCCAAAATAGGTATCCCAGACACACATGATCTAGTGAGCCGCAAAACTAAACAAGAGCAAATGTCCCTGAACACTCAGATGGACAAAGATTGCACTAGTTTGCAGAAAGCTGTGATGTACAGTGAAGATAGACAGAATGTTGAGTCTAGAGATAAACTATCCAGTGTCACACAGGATCTGCAACTGCTGCAGAGTGCAGTGAGCGAAAATAAGCTTAAGTTTGATGGCACTAGAGAGAAAGTCTGTGAtatagaaaaaaggaaaaacaggcCCTCAGTTAAAAATGAAGTGGCAGCCATTTACAAAACAAGCCGAAAATTTTGTAGTAAAAATGTAAACCCAAAACCACACGTAAGTAATATATTTTCACAGAACGATGGAGGTATCACTTCTTTAGAGATTAACATGACCCACAACACATTGCATTCCCCTGCTTCTACCCAGCTGTTTCTCCAAACTGGAAATGAAGACCAGAATCAAAATCTGACCCCTGGTGTTTGTGACAGCCCTGTTCACAAAATATCTGAGAAGAATAAGAGATCACTAACAAATGATGACTCTCCATTGTTAGTTAAAAACCAGAATCAAGGGCCTTTTGCAAATTCATGCAACCAGAGAAGAGAAGTCAACAACCCCAAACAAAACGAGAATGAAGTGGAAAGCATGCTGAGCCCCACAACCCTATTTCCAAAGGAAATCGCTGCAAGAAGTAAGAATTCCCAAAAACTTGTCCAGGGGTTGGAAAACAGAAATCAAACCATCTTTTCCAGAGCTACTGAAGCAGATTCATCAGGCAATCAAAAGAGAACCAGTACTGGTAGTTCCCATGATCCTCTACTATTGCCATTTTTAACTGACAAAAACTCAAACACATTTATAACAAATTTGCAGGCAAGTGTCTGTTCACAGAAACAGGCCCTTTCCCCAGATGAATGTGATGATCAAAACCTCCATCGATCAAAGAgtttaaaaaatgcaaacctGCACAGTAATCAGTCACGCATGAGTCATGCAAAGAATCAACGTGAACGTCACTTTTCTGAAAGCACCTATACTCAAGATTCCCATGACAACCTTGGCTCTGGAAGTAACTGTCTACCTAAAAAAAGCAGGTACAGTAGAAAGTTTAAATCTTATTCTGAGCTGTGCTCTTGtgatgaaaatgaaaactggGCTTCATATGATGACAGGACTACCACCTACGGCACTAGACGTGTGATGTATCCTTCTATTGAGTTTGGTATATTTGGAAAAGAACAACAACTGGCGTTCCTGGAAAATATCAAGAGATCACTCACAGAAGGGAGATTATGGAGACCGTGTCTTCTTAAAAACCCTGGCTTTCTGAGAAATGAAGAGAGTGATTCTTTAAAGAGGGCTGAGCTCTTGAACTCAAGTTCTGCTAGGAGCAAAATGTCAGTAGATGCTTCATCCCCAAGAGACCCAATTGACATCTATCGAGAAGAACCGATGGTTTATTCAGACTCGGACACTGATACCACCACGGATGATGAATACTATCTTTGTGAGACTGATAAAGAATCAGAACTGTGAGATCCTGTAATACAAGATTGAGAGTGAAATCTCAACTGAAAGGTGTTTTGATGGTTCCTGGATGGGCATAAACATGTAAcacattttgggccagatcctgtgctggtgtaaatcagtgttggtccattgactttattgaagctatgttgatttatGCAAGCTCAATTTggccattttaaattttaaaagtatttaaaccTGTCATTTTCTTTTGCAAGCAAAAGATAAATTCtcacaaatcttttttttttaatatatattttattaagaaAAGGAAGATGAATGTGGAGCTTTTTATTGTGTAATGATATGGaagtatctccattgacttcagtaagagttGGATTGAGCTCTTATATGCTAAGTGGCCAGGGATTTTTTTCCTGTATAGCTTTGTGGATAGTAATctctcactcacactctctctctctct
This genomic window contains:
- the EXPH5 gene encoding exophilin-5 isoform X3, whose product is MMEDSAPIWNEQLEKEFFRVLGDLDDQLAQEQAQDSVNRKHLDDSGPRAQYLFPSTSRQTAIRGRHRNNCSETPSTFFSDATRTIRAKEDHKIFYRPRKFYDTYMNRCHSASKEEYMHKDSLDSSYPVLSRRLSSVSFGESSEDSLHPPSIRQNSGFGHKSYMGKGTVGRSYSVCSLQRYPSSASSEPFSTTSLQNLLATENNSGFVRRNNRQTPKRIPLSSIVWNKPYTSGHASNQDNLFRTQSLMEWNATKQDTYPCPLHKNREYEFYRSKHHYRRAVSSTNWFSSISCTDKAATSLSFDNWENYPLCGLENNLSRSHYRDTACHGRFQIHQKSSPFGRKEEHPSWSDIYQYYNDEVFLSPDAHYEMITSNLNDQQSAHSKNAKLASQCHQSDFQTCVSENRSSMDVSSGASSKLLSKNSKDPQSYLTYKSAVTSTNIKADVSESVLLGSRFKKKLVAENSSSVTKVSQSQPQPLVTQMNIKKDFKKAASDKVRDLELSGKADQKSIKDIILQPVSQKVDTKNTINPQISPSNNTAALQNSTSLLNSPLSLSSRRQTQLTATREITKNNISKSCKRNLQRKENDLPAHSELNQAPSLLSADESRRGSFLSNLKQWEHHLLNSAKRKGIKLGSRRAETTDHITPKGESFQVDILQSNASVHSAPITETLANHQSILPSPPELLSRSSQGSLQAFSHKSYLKSLETPTNSSVNCRVTEAPAEGGEVVELVGVVAKDIPQEKPKDQNILASKDHNSQLTTGGSQNRNCENIYARSFDRGPEIAERSLNYFCLERENGKTRQNASCIERLYRQGSLLRHTNSSSISGSPGKSNPESPEPRVIYYTLPRKSASIAGSVMSDMSISFPKSKTATWDHVEKQNSARTAAFSFNQGDKISSLGSAHSSIRPIPLDGVTDIKENVLQIKDRPLPLNRSPSHSLSGSTVVSESEREKLVNKKESPVFSDCLEKEMGDSLQKYKTISTFTVSGDEDHVEYHELVSIYYTLPRSHSRTLCNLFLDDPEITALPLYTEKSKSPKMRNKNSEVHIGLANVAFPSTLEKERHPHSPDQTPAASMTPQNAKTGAVDTDQESSHFSPSTEKVCTSQSTSIVHNKKDISPGLALKESTLVLPDMVTSDTSIHDPESTAEADTSVKAISTASHNQNIDICFSSGKESKEKENILHTDTPLTSTLSTAPKHRDPPENVFNFTSAINTNSVQNRDSKNCQQFIKVRGSNNQNILPPQLDKNSSHEGKSQRESAVNNTPITSAESQSRHDAGAKERSDFQHQSISLYNNKCTGFLLGAESSRNSTDEELISDRKMLPNSQNKPFQLGTVSAAKPILQPAKIGIPDTHDLVSRKTKQEQMSLNTQMDKDCTSLQKAVMYSEDRQNVESRDKLSSVTQDLQLLQSAVSENKLKFDGTREKVCDIEKRKNRPSVKNEVAAIYKTSRKFCSKNVNPKPHVSNIFSQNDGGITSLEINMTHNTLHSPASTQLFLQTGNEDQNQNLTPGVCDSPVHKISEKNKRSLTNDDSPLLVKNQNQGPFANSCNQRREVNNPKQNENEVESMLSPTTLFPKEIAARSKNSQKLVQGLENRNQTIFSRATEADSSGNQKRTSTGSSHDPLLLPFLTDKNSNTFITNLQASVCSQKQALSPDECDDQNLHRSKSLKNANLHSNQSRMSHAKNQRERHFSESTYTQDSHDNLGSGSNCLPKKSRYSRKFKSYSELCSCDENENWASYDDRTTTYGTRRVMYPSIEFGIFGKEQQLAFLENIKRSLTEGRLWRPCLLKNPGFLRNEESDSLKRAELLNSSSARSKMSVDASSPRDPIDIYREEPMVYSDSDTDTTTDDEYYLCETDKESEL